One genomic region from Euleptes europaea isolate rEulEur1 chromosome 6, rEulEur1.hap1, whole genome shotgun sequence encodes:
- the LOC130479299 gene encoding heme-binding protein 1-like gives MAQPIRQLTRNNHSQERESIPFTVINRKEKFGKVLYEKRHYEKGKWACVKVQEDQYEQSVCLGFMKIMRYICEQNSSGLYLGMTVPIVTIIHIGRSASDITRFVTVAYYLPGGLQDQPPDPNDPDIVIEEWPPAMVYARGFRGVTNEDSIAREINLLAELLESPELCLQDTFIIAGYTNPTAAIRQNEIWFLERP, from the exons ATGGCACAGCCCATCCGGCAGCTGACCAGAAATAACCACTCTCAGGAGAGAGAAAGCATCCCGTTTACTGTGATAAACCGTAAAGAAAAG tttGGCAAAGTGCTTTATGAGAAACGGCATTACGAAAAGGGCAAGTGGGCTTGTGTCAAAGTGCAAGAGGACCAGTATGAGCAGAGCGTCTGCCTCGGATTCATGAAGATTATGAGATACATTTGTGAGCAGAATTCTTCAG GGCTGTATTTGGGGATGACTGTTCCTATTGTGACCATAATTCACATCGGTAGATCTGCATCAGACATCACAAGATTCGTGACGGTAGCCTACTACCTCCCTGGTGGACTGCAGGATCAGCCACCAGATCCCAATGACCCCGACATTGTCATTGAAGAGTGGCCTCCAGCCATGGTTTATGCCAG GGGCTTCAGAGGAGTCACAAACGAAGACTCAATTGCACGAGAAATAAATCTGCTGGCGGAACTTCTGGAAAGTCCTGAGCTGTGCTTGCAGGACACTTTTATAATTGCAGGATACACCAATCCCACCGCTGCTATTCGACAGAATGAAATATGGTTCCTCGAGAGACCATAG